A window of Fervidobacterium sp. genomic DNA:
NNNNNNNNNNNNNNNNNNNNNNNNNNNNNNNNNNNNNNNNNNNNNNNNNNNNNNNNNNNNNNNNNNNNNNNNNNNNNNNNNNNGGCCTTTTCTTATCTTTATTTTGATTCAATTTTACCAGTTAGAAAGGAAGATCTGGGTAATATTTTTTTAGATGTTGGGACTGGTGGTGGTGTACCTGGTGTTTTCCTTTCAATCGAATTTAATGTAAGAGGTGTTTTGATAGATAGTGTATGCAAAAAAATTGAATATGTAAGTAAAATTTGCAAGGAGTTGGAGATTTGCAACATAGAGTTTATTTGCACACGAGCAGAAGAATTAAAAAGTATCGGTAATTACCGGGATTATTTTGATTCAGCCACATCACGAGCAGTCTCCAAAATCGCTACTGTG
This region includes:
- the rsmG gene encoding 16S rRNA (guanine(527)-N(7))-methyltransferase RsmG — encoded protein: AFSYLYFDSILPVRKEDLGNIFLDVGTGGGVPGVFLSIEFNVRGVLIDSVCKKIEYVSKICKELEICNIEFICTRAEELKSIGNYRDYFDSATSRAVSKIATVLELTAAYVKIGGRILIYKGPGYNEELGQSINAMKELGVRLKEVRNYNIKGKDRYLLVFEKVNYTPDKYPRRSGIPEKRPIK